A portion of the Chryseobacterium tructae genome contains these proteins:
- a CDS encoding NAD(P)H-binding protein, which produces MKALVIGATGATGKDLVNQLLNDKAFEEVDIFVRKPVGIENDRLNVHVVDFEKPEEWNGMVKGDVAFSCLGTTLKDAGSKEAQKKVDFDYQYEFAKAAKENNVEDYILVSAYGADPKSKIFYSKMKGELEEAVKQLHFNKITIFKPGMLERKDSERTGEVLGSRIIKFANKLGLLESQKPLPTDILAKAMINSSKIKSNGYSSIKLGNIFCFADKVIDK; this is translated from the coding sequence ATGAAAGCTCTAGTAATCGGTGCTACAGGCGCTACAGGAAAAGACTTGGTTAATCAACTACTTAATGATAAGGCTTTTGAGGAAGTCGATATTTTTGTACGAAAACCTGTTGGAATTGAGAACGACAGGCTTAATGTTCATGTTGTAGATTTCGAAAAACCTGAAGAATGGAACGGAATGGTAAAAGGAGATGTTGCATTTTCGTGTTTGGGCACTACTTTGAAAGATGCCGGAAGCAAAGAAGCTCAGAAAAAAGTAGACTTTGATTATCAGTATGAGTTTGCCAAAGCTGCCAAAGAAAATAATGTGGAAGATTATATTCTTGTTTCAGCTTATGGAGCCGATCCGAAGTCTAAGATCTTTTACTCTAAAATGAAAGGCGAACTGGAAGAAGCTGTAAAACAATTACATTTCAATAAAATCACCATCTTTAAACCTGGAATGTTGGAACGAAAAGATTCTGAAAGAACAGGTGAAGTTCTGGGCAGCAGGATTATAAAATTTGCCAATAAATTGGGGTTATTGGAAAGCCAAAAACCCTTACCTACTGATATTTTAGCCAAAGCTATGATCAATTCTTCTAAAATAAAAAGTAATGGCTACTCCAGTATCAAGCTTGGAAATATCTTTTGTTTTGCGGACAAGGTGATTGATAAATAG